One genomic region from Conexibacter woesei DSM 14684 encodes:
- a CDS encoding ATP-dependent Clp protease ATP-binding subunit: MFERFTERARQVVVLAQEEARTLKHNYIGTEHILLGLLREEEGLAARVLESLDITVERVRAQVVRIVGSGEEVTSGQIPFTPRAKKVLELALREALSLGHNYIGTEHILLGLVRENEGVAARILLDFDADSEKIRNEVIRMLSGPGGRRQGASSGSGAGAGAAGQQGEGKKSSKLLDQFGRNLTKLASDGKLDPVVGRETEVERIMQILSRRQKNNPVLIGEPGVGKTAVVEGLAQRITNADVPELLKGKQIYTLDLAALVAGSKYRGEFEERLKKVMKEITQRGDIILFIDELHNLVGAGAAEGAIDAASILKPALARGELQTIGATTLDEYRKYLERDAALERRFQQIRVDPPSTDETFQILQGLRDRYEQHHKVNITDEALTAAADLADRYISDRFLPDKAIDLIDEAAARMRIKSMTSPPVYRDLEEEIETTRRNKEAAIEAQEFEKAANLRDAERRLTQKKRELEEQWESGESGERPSIGEEEIADIVSMWTGIPVFKLTEAETAKLMRMEDELHKRVIGQQAAVDVISKAIRRSRAGLKDPKRPTGSFVFLGPSGVGKTELARTLAEFLFGDEDAMVRIDMSEYMEKHAVSRLVGSPPGYIGYDEGGQLTEAVRRKPYSVLLLDEIEKAHPDVFNILLQILEDGRLTDAQGRTVDFRHAIVIMTSNIGASEIARNTPLGFAVSDDETGITYDDMKTRIMGELKKVFRPEFLNRIDDVIVFHKLAKDEIKEIVELLLRRIRESLAERELQLELTEEAKDLLVDKGWDPAMGARPLRRAIQRYIEDPLADFVLRSELMAGGTVMVDRAPEGQEPEVSIEIIAPKPAPTPVGVGAEGGSATSEEGADGPQGESETPPAAEAASES, translated from the coding sequence ATGTTCGAGCGATTCACAGAGCGAGCCCGCCAGGTGGTCGTCCTCGCCCAAGAGGAGGCCCGGACGCTCAAGCACAACTACATCGGCACCGAGCACATCCTCCTCGGACTCCTGCGGGAGGAAGAGGGCCTGGCAGCTCGAGTGTTGGAGAGCCTCGACATCACCGTCGAGCGGGTGCGCGCGCAGGTCGTGCGCATCGTCGGCTCCGGTGAAGAGGTGACGTCTGGTCAGATCCCGTTCACGCCTCGCGCCAAGAAGGTCCTGGAGCTGGCGCTGCGCGAGGCGCTCAGCCTCGGGCACAACTACATCGGCACGGAGCACATCCTGCTCGGCCTCGTCCGCGAGAACGAGGGCGTCGCAGCGCGCATCCTGCTCGACTTCGACGCGGACTCGGAGAAGATCCGCAACGAGGTCATCCGCATGCTGTCGGGTCCGGGCGGTCGTCGCCAGGGCGCCAGCAGCGGGAGCGGTGCCGGAGCGGGCGCGGCCGGTCAGCAGGGCGAGGGCAAGAAGTCCTCCAAGCTGCTCGACCAGTTCGGCCGCAACCTCACGAAGCTCGCCTCCGACGGCAAGCTGGACCCCGTCGTCGGCCGCGAGACGGAGGTCGAGCGGATCATGCAGATCCTCTCGCGCCGCCAGAAGAACAACCCGGTCCTGATCGGCGAGCCGGGCGTCGGCAAGACCGCCGTCGTCGAGGGCCTCGCCCAGCGGATCACGAACGCCGACGTGCCGGAGCTGCTGAAGGGCAAGCAGATCTACACGCTCGACCTCGCCGCGCTCGTCGCCGGGTCGAAGTACCGCGGTGAGTTCGAGGAGCGCCTCAAGAAGGTGATGAAGGAGATCACCCAGCGCGGCGACATCATCCTGTTCATCGACGAGCTGCACAATCTCGTCGGTGCCGGCGCGGCCGAGGGCGCGATCGACGCGGCCTCGATCCTCAAGCCGGCGCTCGCCCGCGGCGAGCTGCAGACGATCGGCGCGACGACGCTCGACGAGTACCGCAAGTACCTCGAGAGGGATGCTGCCCTCGAGCGGCGCTTCCAGCAGATCCGCGTCGACCCGCCGTCGACCGACGAGACGTTCCAGATCCTCCAGGGTCTGCGCGACCGCTACGAGCAGCACCACAAGGTGAACATCACCGACGAGGCGCTGACCGCCGCCGCCGACCTCGCGGACCGCTACATCTCCGACCGCTTCCTGCCGGACAAGGCGATCGACCTCATCGACGAGGCCGCCGCCCGCATGCGCATCAAGTCGATGACCTCCCCGCCCGTCTACCGGGACCTCGAGGAGGAGATCGAGACGACGCGGCGCAACAAGGAGGCCGCGATCGAGGCGCAGGAGTTCGAGAAGGCCGCGAACCTCCGCGACGCCGAGCGCAGGCTCACGCAGAAGAAGAGGGAGCTGGAGGAGCAGTGGGAGTCCGGCGAGTCCGGTGAGCGCCCGTCGATCGGCGAGGAGGAGATCGCCGACATCGTCTCGATGTGGACGGGCATCCCGGTCTTCAAGCTGACCGAGGCCGAGACCGCGAAGCTGATGCGGATGGAGGACGAGCTGCACAAGCGCGTCATCGGTCAGCAAGCTGCGGTCGACGTGATCTCGAAGGCGATCCGGCGCTCGCGCGCAGGCCTGAAGGATCCCAAGCGGCCGACCGGCTCGTTCGTCTTCCTCGGCCCCTCGGGCGTCGGCAAGACGGAGCTGGCGCGCACGCTCGCCGAGTTCCTCTTCGGCGACGAGGACGCGATGGTCCGGATCGACATGTCGGAGTACATGGAGAAGCACGCCGTGTCCCGGCTCGTCGGCTCGCCTCCCGGCTACATCGGCTACGACGAGGGCGGTCAGCTGACCGAGGCCGTGCGGCGCAAGCCGTACTCGGTCCTGCTCCTCGACGAGATCGAGAAGGCCCACCCGGACGTCTTCAACATCCTGCTCCAGATCCTCGAGGACGGGCGGCTGACGGATGCGCAGGGTCGCACCGTCGACTTCCGCCACGCGATCGTGATCATGACGTCGAACATCGGTGCGAGCGAGATCGCGCGCAACACGCCGCTCGGGTTCGCGGTCTCCGACGACGAGACCGGCATCACGTACGACGACATGAAGACGCGGATCATGGGCGAGCTGAAGAAGGTCTTCCGGCCCGAGTTCCTGAACCGCATCGACGACGTGATCGTCTTCCACAAGCTGGCGAAGGACGAGATCAAGGAGATCGTCGAGCTGCTGCTGCGCCGCATCCGCGAGTCGCTCGCGGAGCGGGAGCTGCAGCTGGAGCTGACGGAGGAGGCGAAGGACCTGCTCGTCGACAAGGGCTGGGACCCGGCGATGGGCGCCCGCCCGCTGCGCCGTGCGATCCAGCGCTACATCGAGGATCCGCTCGCCGACTTCGTGCTCCGCTCGGAGCTGATGGCCGGCGGCACGGTGATGGTCGACCGCGCGCCGGAGGGCCAGGAGCCCGAGGTCTCGATCGAGATCATCGCGCCGAAGCCCGCTCCGACCCCGGTCGGCGTCGGCGCCGAGGGCGGCTCCGCAACCTCTGAGGAGGGGGCGGACGGCCCGCAGGGCGAGAGCGAGACCCCGCCGGCGGCCGAGGCGGCCTCCGAGTCGTAG
- a CDS encoding cystathionine gamma-lyase: MAEEGGGAGADGAGAGAGGAGGAGGEPRLASELGDGTRAVRAGLPPAEQGTPFLPGPTFAAPYHLRGDGIAEAEYGYGRYANPTWSGLEEAIATLEGGAGVHALTFPSGSAAVAAVLFGLLRSGDVVVVQQDGYPAARDMATENMGALGVRTRLVPTDTAALVDAARGAALVVVETPTNPGLDVVDLAAVAAAVRETGAPGARLVVDNTLATPFGQRPLELGADITLLSGSKHLTGHGDLLLGTVATRDERLLAAMRGWRQRAGAILGPFEAWLAHRSLATLDVRLQRQCASAQALAELLAARVGDDLVAVRYPGLPGDPAHALAARQMRAFGTVLTFDVGDDADRARALLAHCELISEATSFGSVHTMAERRARWGMDAVSEGLIRLSVGIEDAVDLARDLTRALDATR; this comes from the coding sequence ATGGCTGAGGAGGGCGGCGGCGCGGGCGCGGACGGGGCGGGCGCGGGCGCGGGCGGCGCGGGTGGTGCGGGTGGGGAGCCGCGGCTCGCGAGCGAGCTGGGCGACGGGACGCGCGCGGTCCGTGCCGGGCTGCCGCCGGCCGAGCAGGGGACACCGTTCCTGCCGGGGCCGACGTTCGCCGCGCCGTACCACCTGCGCGGTGACGGGATCGCCGAGGCGGAGTACGGCTACGGCCGCTACGCCAATCCGACCTGGAGCGGGCTGGAGGAGGCGATCGCGACGCTGGAGGGCGGCGCGGGCGTCCACGCGCTGACGTTCCCGTCCGGCTCGGCCGCCGTCGCCGCGGTGCTGTTCGGGCTGCTGCGCTCCGGTGACGTCGTCGTCGTGCAGCAGGACGGCTACCCGGCGGCGCGCGACATGGCGACGGAGAACATGGGCGCGCTCGGCGTCCGGACGCGCCTGGTCCCGACCGACACAGCCGCGCTCGTCGACGCGGCGCGCGGCGCCGCGCTCGTCGTCGTGGAGACGCCGACGAACCCGGGACTGGACGTGGTCGACCTGGCGGCGGTCGCGGCCGCGGTGCGCGAGACCGGTGCGCCAGGCGCGCGCCTGGTGGTCGACAACACGCTCGCGACGCCGTTCGGCCAGCGGCCGCTGGAGCTGGGCGCCGACATCACGCTGCTCAGCGGCTCCAAGCACCTGACCGGGCACGGCGACCTGCTGCTCGGGACCGTCGCGACGCGCGACGAGCGGCTGCTGGCGGCGATGCGCGGCTGGCGCCAGCGCGCCGGCGCGATCCTCGGGCCGTTCGAGGCGTGGCTGGCGCACCGCTCGCTCGCGACGCTCGACGTGCGGCTCCAGCGCCAGTGCGCGAGCGCGCAGGCGCTGGCGGAGCTGCTGGCGGCGCGCGTCGGCGATGACCTCGTGGCGGTCCGCTACCCCGGCCTGCCGGGCGATCCCGCGCACGCGCTCGCCGCGCGGCAGATGCGCGCGTTCGGGACGGTGCTGACGTTCGACGTCGGCGACGACGCCGATCGCGCGCGGGCGCTGCTGGCGCACTGCGAGCTGATCAGCGAGGCGACGAGCTTCGGCTCGGTCCACACGATGGCCGAGCGCCGTGCGCGCTGGGGGATGGACGCCGTCTCGGAGGGGCTGATCCGCCTGTCGGTCGGGATCGAGGACGCCGTGGACCTCGCGCGCGACCTGACTCGTGCGCTCGACGCGACGCGCTGA
- the disA gene encoding DNA integrity scanning diadenylate cyclase DisA — translation MAPRSGEELKEELESRQEPRLVKALEMVAPGTSLREGIDNIVHARTGGLIVMGEADDLSFLFSGGLKLDIDYTPAFLYQLAKMMDGALVLNANATKIIWGNVQLTPDPTILTLETGTRHRTAERISKQTEALVIAISQRREVVSLYVDGAKYILEDIPVVLAKANQALATLDKYRSRLDQVSTRLTALEFEGGATLHDVLTVLQRAELVTRMGVEIERYIVELGTEGRLIEMQLDETMVGVAGDKSALVHDYLAEDTDENFAIAFDQLVRLPHQDLLDFGRLAELLGYDRKVNTLDYPVSPRGYRILGRIPRLPRLVVQRIVQEFGGLEEMLAATDGELETVDGVGEIRAKDIREGLRRQQEINLVDRYLQT, via the coding sequence ATGGCGCCGCGTTCCGGGGAAGAGCTCAAAGAAGAGCTCGAGTCTCGCCAAGAGCCCCGGCTCGTCAAGGCACTCGAGATGGTGGCTCCAGGCACCTCGCTGCGCGAGGGCATCGACAACATCGTCCACGCCCGCACTGGCGGCCTGATCGTCATGGGCGAGGCGGACGACCTCTCGTTCCTGTTCTCAGGCGGACTGAAGCTCGACATCGACTACACCCCTGCATTCCTCTACCAGCTGGCCAAGATGATGGACGGCGCGCTGGTGCTGAACGCGAACGCGACGAAGATCATCTGGGGCAACGTCCAGCTGACCCCGGACCCGACGATCCTCACGCTGGAGACCGGCACGCGCCACCGCACGGCCGAGCGGATCTCCAAGCAGACCGAGGCACTCGTGATCGCGATCTCGCAGCGTAGGGAGGTCGTGTCGCTCTACGTCGACGGCGCGAAGTACATCCTCGAGGACATCCCGGTCGTGCTCGCGAAGGCCAACCAGGCGCTCGCGACGCTCGACAAGTACCGCAGCCGCCTCGACCAGGTCTCGACGCGCCTGACGGCGCTCGAGTTCGAGGGCGGCGCGACCCTGCACGACGTGCTGACGGTCCTCCAGCGCGCCGAGCTGGTGACGCGGATGGGCGTCGAGATCGAGCGCTACATCGTCGAGCTGGGCACCGAGGGGCGCCTGATCGAGATGCAGCTCGACGAGACGATGGTCGGCGTCGCGGGCGACAAGTCCGCGCTCGTGCACGACTACCTCGCCGAGGACACCGACGAGAACTTCGCGATCGCCTTCGACCAGCTCGTGCGGCTCCCGCATCAGGACCTGCTCGACTTCGGGCGTCTCGCCGAGCTGCTCGGCTACGACCGCAAGGTCAACACGCTTGACTATCCCGTCTCCCCGCGGGGCTACCGGATCCTCGGTCGCATCCCGCGCTTGCCGCGACTCGTCGTGCAGCGCATCGTGCAGGAGTTCGGGGGCTTGGAGGAGATGCTCGCCGCCACTGACGGCGAGCTCGAAACCGTCGACGGCGTCGGCGAGATCCGGGCGAAGGACATCCGAGAGGGCCTTCGCCGACAGCAGGAGATCAACCTCGTGGATCGGTACCTGCAGACCTGA
- the ispD gene encoding 2-C-methyl-D-erythritol 4-phosphate cytidylyltransferase — translation MAVALLVAAGRGERLGADGPKALVMLAGRPMYEWSLDALRAVAAIERIVVALPDGVAAPAGTIGVAGGAERSHSVRAALAAAGPGPDDEPVLVHDAARPLVTPQIVVRALDALAATGADAVVAAAPVTDTIKRVGDGDALRVVETVQRSALWAVQTPQVFRRAALARALAEPDHVLAAATDDAGIVEQTGGTVHVVESPRENLKVTTPIDLRLAALLLEERC, via the coding sequence ATGGCGGTCGCGCTGCTCGTGGCCGCCGGCCGTGGAGAGCGCCTTGGGGCTGACGGTCCCAAGGCGCTCGTCATGCTGGCGGGCCGCCCGATGTACGAATGGTCGCTCGACGCGCTGCGCGCGGTCGCGGCGATCGAGCGGATCGTGGTGGCGCTGCCCGACGGCGTCGCCGCGCCGGCGGGGACGATCGGCGTCGCCGGCGGCGCCGAGCGCTCCCACTCCGTCCGCGCCGCGCTCGCCGCGGCCGGTCCCGGACCGGACGACGAGCCGGTGCTCGTGCACGACGCGGCACGGCCGCTCGTCACGCCGCAGATCGTCGTGCGCGCGCTCGACGCGCTCGCCGCGACCGGCGCCGACGCCGTCGTCGCCGCCGCGCCGGTGACCGACACGATCAAGCGGGTCGGCGACGGCGATGCGCTGCGCGTCGTCGAGACGGTGCAGCGGAGCGCGCTGTGGGCGGTCCAGACGCCGCAGGTCTTCCGCCGCGCGGCGCTTGCGCGCGCGCTCGCCGAGCCCGACCACGTGCTCGCGGCCGCGACCGACGACGCCGGGATCGTCGAGCAGACGGGCGGCACCGTCCACGTCGTAGAGTCCCCGCGCGAGAACCTCAAGGTCACCACCCCGATCGACCTTCGCCTCGCCGCCCTCCTCTTGGAAGAACGATGCTGA
- a CDS encoding CarD family transcriptional regulator, whose amino-acid sequence MGDNVVYPHHGAGKVLKKEDKEILGETREYLTIKILHNDMTVMVPTANAAVAGLRRVIDEETVKKVLAVLQDECSDMPKNWNRRFKHNRDKIKTGDIYELAEVVRNLAIREAEKGLSTGEKQMFTRAKKILASELMYALEMEEEQAEEHLDELLAASASGKVAVGAE is encoded by the coding sequence ATCGGCGACAACGTCGTCTATCCGCATCATGGCGCGGGCAAAGTCCTCAAGAAGGAGGACAAGGAGATCCTCGGGGAGACGCGCGAGTACCTGACGATCAAGATCCTCCACAACGACATGACCGTCATGGTCCCGACCGCGAACGCGGCCGTGGCCGGTCTGCGTCGCGTGATCGACGAGGAGACCGTCAAGAAGGTTCTCGCAGTGCTCCAGGACGAGTGCTCGGACATGCCGAAGAACTGGAATCGGCGCTTCAAGCACAACCGCGACAAGATCAAGACCGGCGACATCTACGAGCTGGCCGAGGTCGTGCGAAATCTCGCCATCCGAGAGGCGGAGAAGGGCCTGTCGACTGGTGAGAAGCAGATGTTCACGCGCGCCAAGAAGATCCTCGCCTCCGAGCTGATGTACGCGCTGGAGATGGAAGAGGAACAGGCCGAGGAGCACCTCGACGAGCTGCTCGCCGCCTCCGCGAGCGGCAAGGTGGCCGTCGGGGCTGAGTAA
- the radA gene encoding DNA repair protein RadA: MARPTTVHVCSDCGHEALRWAGRCPGCGAWNTLVEEVRSGGSNGAGGAGRGARAGVGGSRGGTAVAPVRLGEVQASEVERLPTGIGELDRVLGGGIVPGSLVLIGGSPGIGKSTLTTMAVANLTGAGRKTLYVSAEESAAQIKLRAERLPGAALEIPVIAETDLGAVLATLERERPDVCVIDSVQTLHAAELTGAPGSVGQVREVAGEIMRVAKQHRIAVLLVGHVTKEGALAGPRVLEHLVDCVLQFEGERERTYRTLRALKNRFGSTSEAGVFEMRQGGLVEVLDASARFVGEATHAPGSVVLCAMEGSRPLLVEVQALVSPSELVPPRRVVSGIDRNRLALVLAVLTRHAGVAVGSADVFVNVVGGVRVDEPGADLAVALAVASAARGVALRGGNGADGEDGPPLACFGELGLTGELRSVAHPERRTAEAAKFGLGTIVTPEAGTLRRALRAAMPAERRPRAA; the protein is encoded by the coding sequence ATGGCTCGACCGACCACCGTTCACGTCTGCTCCGACTGCGGCCACGAGGCGTTGCGCTGGGCCGGCAGATGTCCCGGCTGCGGGGCCTGGAACACGCTCGTGGAGGAGGTGCGCAGCGGCGGCTCGAACGGGGCCGGCGGCGCGGGGCGCGGCGCGCGCGCGGGCGTCGGCGGCTCGCGCGGCGGCACCGCGGTCGCGCCGGTGCGGCTCGGGGAGGTGCAAGCGAGCGAGGTCGAGCGGCTTCCGACCGGGATCGGCGAGCTGGACCGCGTCCTCGGCGGCGGGATCGTCCCCGGCTCGCTCGTGCTGATCGGCGGCTCGCCGGGGATCGGCAAGTCGACGCTGACGACGATGGCGGTCGCGAATCTGACCGGCGCCGGTCGCAAGACGCTGTACGTGTCGGCCGAGGAGTCGGCGGCGCAGATCAAGCTGCGCGCCGAGCGGCTGCCGGGCGCCGCGCTCGAGATCCCCGTGATCGCGGAGACCGACCTCGGTGCCGTACTGGCGACATTGGAGCGCGAGCGGCCGGACGTCTGCGTGATCGACTCCGTCCAGACGCTGCACGCCGCCGAGCTGACCGGCGCGCCCGGCTCGGTCGGCCAGGTGCGCGAGGTCGCCGGCGAGATCATGCGCGTCGCCAAGCAGCACCGGATCGCGGTGCTGCTCGTCGGTCACGTGACGAAGGAGGGCGCGCTCGCCGGCCCGCGCGTGCTGGAGCACCTGGTCGACTGCGTGCTCCAGTTCGAGGGTGAGCGCGAGCGCACCTACCGTACGCTGCGCGCGCTCAAGAACCGCTTCGGCTCGACCAGCGAGGCCGGCGTCTTCGAGATGAGACAGGGCGGCCTGGTCGAGGTGCTGGATGCGTCCGCCCGCTTCGTCGGCGAGGCGACGCACGCGCCCGGCTCGGTCGTCCTCTGCGCGATGGAGGGCTCGCGCCCGCTGCTGGTGGAGGTGCAGGCGCTCGTCTCGCCCTCGGAGCTGGTCCCGCCGCGGCGCGTCGTCAGCGGCATCGACCGCAACCGCCTCGCGCTCGTGCTCGCCGTGCTGACGCGCCATGCCGGCGTCGCGGTCGGCAGCGCGGACGTCTTCGTCAACGTCGTCGGCGGCGTGCGCGTCGACGAGCCCGGCGCCGACCTCGCGGTCGCGCTGGCCGTCGCCTCGGCGGCGCGGGGCGTCGCGCTGCGTGGAGGCAACGGTGCAGACGGCGAGGACGGCCCGCCGCTCGCCTGCTTCGGCGAGCTGGGGCTGACCGGCGAGCTGCGCTCGGTCGCCCATCCCGAGCGCCGCACGGCGGAGGCGGCGAAGTTCGGACTGGGTACGATCGTGACCCCCGAGGCGGGCACGTTGCGCCGCGCGCTGCGGGCTGCGATGCCTGCTGAACGGCGCCCGCGAGCCGCGTGA
- the lysS gene encoding lysine--tRNA ligase, whose protein sequence is MSVPEDAAHEHELPELLAARRRKLERLRDEGVEPFPHEFDGVAPIDAVRDGYDELEAGAETEDRYRIAGRIAARRGQGKAAFIDLVDRSGRMQLHARVDVLGQESLDRLVGLDLGDLIGVDGTVFRSRRGELSLKADDWTLLAKSLRPPPEKHHGVQDVETRFRHRELDLMSSEETRALFISRAKIIAAIRRFLDDAGFVEVETPVLQPLYGGANARPFTTHHNALDRELYLRIATELYLKRCIVGGLEKVYELGKDFRNEGVSHKHNPEFTMVEYYEAYADYLDVAARTEQLVAAAAEAAGYSGEIDLAPPWRRETLAGSIATRTGIDILAARDRDQLAAAMEEKGMNVPPEDTWAQLVDELVTKHVEPTLIEPTFLLDYPVELSPFAKRHRDDDRLVERFEAYVNGMEIANAFSELNDPDEQRRRFEQQRAHAEAGDDEAQPWDESFLQALEQGMPPTGGVGLGIDRLVMLLTGRRSIREVVLFPAMRD, encoded by the coding sequence ATGTCGGTCCCGGAGGACGCGGCGCACGAGCACGAGCTGCCGGAGCTGCTCGCCGCCCGTCGTCGCAAGCTGGAACGCCTGCGCGACGAGGGCGTCGAGCCGTTCCCGCACGAGTTCGACGGCGTCGCGCCGATCGACGCCGTGCGCGACGGCTACGACGAGCTGGAGGCCGGAGCCGAGACCGAGGACCGCTACCGGATCGCCGGCCGCATCGCGGCTCGCCGCGGTCAGGGCAAGGCGGCGTTCATCGATCTCGTCGACCGCTCCGGGCGGATGCAGCTGCACGCGCGCGTCGACGTGCTCGGGCAGGAGTCGCTCGACCGCCTCGTCGGCCTCGACCTCGGCGACCTGATCGGCGTCGACGGGACCGTCTTCCGCTCCCGCCGCGGCGAGCTGTCGCTGAAGGCCGACGACTGGACGCTGCTGGCGAAGTCGCTGCGCCCGCCGCCGGAGAAGCACCACGGCGTGCAGGACGTCGAGACGCGCTTCCGCCACCGCGAGCTGGACCTGATGTCGTCCGAGGAGACGCGCGCGCTGTTCATCTCGCGCGCCAAGATCATCGCGGCGATCCGCCGCTTCCTCGACGACGCCGGCTTCGTCGAGGTCGAGACGCCGGTGCTGCAGCCGCTCTACGGCGGTGCCAACGCGCGGCCGTTCACGACCCACCACAACGCGCTCGACCGCGAGCTGTACCTGCGGATCGCGACCGAGCTGTACCTCAAGCGCTGCATCGTCGGAGGCCTCGAGAAGGTCTACGAGCTCGGCAAGGACTTCCGCAACGAGGGCGTCTCGCACAAGCACAACCCCGAGTTCACGATGGTCGAGTACTACGAGGCGTACGCCGACTACCTCGACGTCGCGGCGCGCACCGAGCAGCTCGTCGCCGCGGCCGCCGAGGCCGCCGGCTACAGCGGCGAGATCGACCTCGCGCCGCCGTGGAGACGCGAGACGCTCGCCGGCTCGATCGCGACGCGCACCGGGATCGACATCCTCGCCGCCCGCGACCGCGACCAGCTCGCGGCCGCGATGGAGGAAAAGGGGATGAACGTCCCGCCCGAGGACACCTGGGCGCAGCTTGTCGACGAGCTGGTCACCAAGCACGTCGAGCCGACGCTGATCGAGCCGACGTTCCTGCTCGACTACCCCGTCGAGCTGTCGCCGTTCGCCAAGCGCCACCGCGACGACGACCGCCTCGTCGAGCGCTTCGAGGCCTACGTCAACGGGATGGAGATCGCCAACGCGTTCAGCGAGCTGAACGATCCCGACGAGCAGCGGCGCCGCTTCGAGCAGCAGCGCGCGCACGCCGAGGCGGGCGACGACGAGGCGCAGCCCTGGGACGAGAGCTTCCTCCAGGCGCTGGAGCAGGGGATGCCGCCGACCGGCGGCGTCGGCCTCGGGATCGACCGGCTCGTGATGCTGCTGACGGGCCGCAGATCGATCCGCGAAGTGGTGCTGTTCCCGGCGATGCGGGATTGA
- a CDS encoding histidinol-phosphatase, giving the protein MLTDYHVHLRPDEPGTPAARYFVPANAERYREIATEAGIAELGVSEHIYRFSQALEVWQHPFWQSQATEDLDAYCQFVREQTDLKLGIEADFIPGREDRMGNLLEAREWDYVVGSVHFVRDLAVDMPGDWDVWTTSFDSADKVWRRYFETLGECARSGLFDILAHPDLVKVWGANRPKPDGDLRRFYELAIEGIAESGIAVEVSTAGLRKPVGERYPADGFLELVLEAGCPIALSSDAHVPEHIGWDYPATVQWLADRGVSELAVFDKRVRRLEPIG; this is encoded by the coding sequence ATGCTGACCGATTACCACGTCCACCTGCGCCCCGACGAGCCCGGCACGCCTGCCGCCAGATACTTCGTCCCCGCCAACGCCGAGCGCTACCGCGAGATCGCGACCGAGGCGGGGATAGCCGAGCTGGGCGTCTCCGAGCACATCTACCGCTTCAGTCAGGCGCTGGAGGTCTGGCAGCACCCGTTCTGGCAGTCGCAGGCGACCGAGGACCTCGACGCCTACTGCCAGTTCGTGCGCGAGCAGACCGACCTCAAGCTCGGCATCGAGGCCGACTTCATCCCCGGCAGAGAGGACCGCATGGGGAACCTGCTCGAAGCGCGCGAGTGGGACTACGTCGTCGGCTCGGTCCACTTCGTCAGAGACCTGGCGGTCGACATGCCCGGCGACTGGGACGTCTGGACGACCTCGTTCGACTCCGCCGACAAGGTCTGGCGCCGCTACTTCGAGACGCTCGGCGAGTGCGCCCGCAGCGGCCTCTTCGACATCCTCGCCCATCCCGACCTCGTGAAGGTGTGGGGCGCGAACCGGCCCAAGCCCGACGGCGACCTGCGCCGCTTCTACGAGCTGGCGATCGAGGGGATCGCCGAGTCGGGGATCGCGGTCGAGGTCTCGACCGCGGGGCTGCGCAAGCCGGTCGGCGAGCGCTACCCGGCCGACGGGTTCCTGGAGCTGGTGCTGGAAGCCGGCTGCCCGATCGCGCTCTCCAGCGACGCCCACGTGCCCGAGCACATCGGCTGGGACTACCCGGCGACGGTGCAGTGGCTGGCCGACCGCGGCGTCAGCGAGCTGGCCGTCTTCGACAAGCGCGTGCGCCGTCTGGAGCCGATCGGCTGA
- the greA gene encoding transcription elongation factor GreA, giving the protein MPMPKDVILTPDGLAKLKSELEHLSTEKRREVAARIKEAREFGDISENAEYDDAKNEQAMLESKIAQLEEKLRAATVIDSRSVGTDVVGIGSSVQVADSQSGKSDTYVIVGSAEANPAERKLSNESPVGKALIGRKAGETATVQLPNGKQRELRITKIDIGLR; this is encoded by the coding sequence ATGCCTATGCCCAAGGACGTCATCCTCACGCCGGACGGTCTCGCGAAGCTCAAGTCTGAGCTCGAGCACCTGTCGACCGAAAAGCGTCGAGAAGTCGCCGCCCGCATCAAGGAGGCGCGCGAGTTCGGCGACATCTCCGAGAACGCGGAGTACGACGACGCGAAGAACGAGCAGGCGATGCTCGAGTCCAAGATCGCCCAGCTGGAGGAGAAGCTCCGCGCGGCGACGGTGATCGACTCCAGAAGCGTCGGCACCGACGTCGTCGGGATCGGCTCCTCCGTGCAGGTCGCCGACTCCCAGAGCGGCAAGAGCGACACGTACGTGATCGTCGGCTCCGCCGAGGCGAATCCGGCCGAGCGCAAGCTGTCGAACGAGTCGCCGGTCGGCAAGGCGCTGATCGGCCGCAAGGCCGGCGAGACGGCCACCGTGCAGCTGCCGAACGGCAAGCAGCGCGAGCTGAGAATCACCAAGATCGACATCGGCCTCCGGTAG
- a CDS encoding CDGSH iron-sulfur domain-containing protein, translated as MDARVEIRVRDNGPYKITGPVRLVDPDGNEIPVSDPDRPIALCRCGQSRDKPFCDASHRASGFESCVRAERVGLDG; from the coding sequence ATGGACGCGCGCGTCGAGATCAGAGTCCGCGACAACGGGCCGTACAAGATCACCGGACCGGTCCGGCTCGTCGACCCGGACGGAAACGAGATCCCGGTCTCGGATCCGGACCGGCCGATCGCGCTGTGCCGCTGCGGCCAGTCGCGCGACAAGCCGTTCTGCGACGCGTCGCACCGCGCGAGCGGGTTCGAGTCGTGCGTCCGGGCCGAGCGCGTGGGGCTCGATGGCTGA